The segment TTAGATCTGTTAAAACAGGATCATGCAACAATCTCCTGCAGTTGTCTGTGggatgtctgtttttttatattgaTAACAATCCTTTATAAATGCAATgtacacacatttcatttcgTAAAAGAAAGGTGGACTTCTGTAATGTCTGTAACCTGAAACTGTGGGTCTGGAATGTACGCATACACACGTGTAAAACTTGGGTCTGCAGGAACTCTGCATCTCTGCACTCACTTTGTTTGATAGTTCATTAAATGTACTAATAATCATATTATCACCTTTtgcaataaatacataaatacaggtGATTTCCTGGCCATGGCTGGATTATCAGCTAAAATTGATGCTATATGTAGAATTACCAAAGTCTGCTGATTTGTTTTATCAGCTGGAAAACATCACATGCTGATAGTGTTAGATGCTAAAATGTCCCCTTTATTTGATTTCACATTCACTGACATATACTGGTCAGCTGTCAACCAATGACATAGTGAGTAGGTCATCCACAGCAACGGGGTCAACCCTGCattgctaaaaacactgaataaagtagtttttccatcaaaaaaacaaaaacaaaacgatGCAGCTCATTGTGGAGGCGCTGCTAGCTATTGTTGccaatgcaaaaatgtgaaaatgcaaatgtcccTGTGTAGtaccaatgtttggtttgtccctgATATTCATAGATGAGAACCTGCCCCCTTTATAGATCTAAACAGCGCATTCTAAGGAAAGGAAAACacaactatttttatttttaggttattatacactaaggaaaacatacttttttttacattatattcaatttctgccaacacatccccctaaatccctcatactggaccttttaaagaaaatgttagcaAGGGACTATTACTAGTTTCAGTGGTCAGATGAGATCCTTTGTAAATATGTTTCCTAGTCTTCAGACTAAAGCATTCATTTAATCATTGTTCAGTGGTAGAAGGTGTCCATTACCCAAATTGTCTTTAATTTGTAATGCACAAATCATATGCCTTAAACCATTACAGCTGCCTGCAGACCAGCTGTAAAGTGACCTCAGTCAATGTCTACATGGATCTGTTTACATCACATTCCAATATGTTCACATACATTAGGTGACTGACAGTGTAGTGTGACCATGAAAGCTGGACTGGCGAACTGGACTGTATTCTGGATAGGGCCGTTGAGCAGATGTACTGTGCTGGACACATTGTATTGTTTCGTATGTAACAGCCTGTGAGCTACACTATGTCAGAATCCAAAGATTACAGTACATTTGAGAACATGTAGCAGTTCACACAGACGAGGCCCAGCAAAACAGAGGGAATAGTATAGTGGACTCTTGCATTTACACTATAGAAGACAAAGGTATGACCACAAAGCCAGCTGTCCCTCTCTGCATGCTGCCTTTCTCTCAGGCATGTTTTGAGCTCTCACATGTGCAAAAGAACAGTCTGGTACTCTAGCTTATGAGCTGTCAGATCTATAAAACGTAGCATGACAGAGGGGGTGTGTCCTGACTGTTTTGACCTGTTGATCACAGTCAGGTGACGAGGGTCGTGAGCAGACTGATCCCTATTCCAGATGCTTCACAGAGAGAAGGTAGGAGTGAATAGGTGACCTGATTCATTTGTCTTCCTAATTCAAAACAACAGCATTAAACAACCATGTTCACAAAAAATCACAGAGTGAGAGAGGTCCATTAAAAATCATTTACAATGTCATCCATCCATGGACACTGCTTATAATTCTACCATTATACAGCTTTCACTGCACAGATTAAAAGTATAACTCTGATGCTGAGTCACGCAGGAATTATATCATTACAGTATACTTAAGCCCAGAGTGGAgattaggggtgggggaaaaaattcATATAGCATTAGTATCACAATAATTTGCATATCACAATTTTgcatggcaatattgtatcaataTACAGACACCAAGTATCACAATTATgaatattgcaaatacaaatggAACTTTGAATAGCCTACTAgagtaataaaatcaattgtttTTTCAGTCGattagatacattttgctgcaataaaaatgattgacatgagatgaacagactggaAACTTTATCTTCTTATTATTGTTAAAACACATATTAGCAAAGTTTCCCTGTAGGGGATATAATTTgcagttaatgttttttttttttagaaatttcAAAGTATTGGAACACATGTTTTTGTAATTGTAACTGTGATAAAATATCAAGTATCATGACTTGAGTATTATGATTACATTGTAtcgtggggcctctggtgattcccacctaCATCTTTGCATTTTGAATGGTTACTAGGTCACTAGTTATTcatgtttcactttttttccctctgtttggAATGTTAAGTAGCACTACATATTATAGTATAGGGCCCAGCTGATAAATCGCTTCATGTTCTGTCTTTGTTAGGTTTATGTTGTGACGTTTATTTCTCAACTGTAAATTGTGAATGTAAAATGTCCTGCTCAGTACATATTTTGGTAAAGTCTGTTGACTAAAAATGATGTTCATGTACTACTAAATAGTTTTTCCTGAACCATTTTGTAGGAAATATAAATACTCTGTAGATGATGTGgactgccaacattttttttcaatctaGGAAGTGTTGTATTCTTGTTCCACAAAGAAATCATAGGGAGGTAGTTGGGATAATGATCAAGCTTATTACAGTGATCTTCATGCTACTATTtcagaccatagactgtaaaaaaaataatggacacagCTACTGTGACATTGCATTTAgacacaataatacaaatacCTATACTACAAACCATATCCTCTACAAACCATACAGTTGAATCAGCAGCTTTAACAAAAGTTGAAAATTAGAATCTTTACGAAGTGTTTATTGCAGGTCTCTTGTTCTATACTACATAAGTTTCAGTGAGGTCTACCTAATAAACTGTGAACTGAGTGTatgatttctttttgtcaacCACTTTtgtgaaaagaccaaaaccctgaaacactgaatgaatctACTATCAATTGTTATATGCCTgatatatcttcttcctctatACCATGGAGTTCcattgttgttaaaaaaaaaaatcagtgagccacactgtggCACTGGTGACATGTTTCtttattaccatgaacacacacacacacacatacacacacacacacacacacacacacacacacacacacacacacacacacacacacacacacacacacacacacacacacacacacactgtagtttatttgtaCTCACGTCCACCATACTGCTGCCACACATACTCGCTAGAGCCCAGACTGTGGATTAATCctctgctgaaaatagtccttGAGAAAAGTAGACTTACTCAAAAGCTGCACAAACAAcattttgaggtacttgaacTTTATTTGAGTCTATTCATTTTATATAACTTTATACCTCTGCTTAACtacatttcaatcaatcaatcaatcaatcaatcaatcaatcaatcaatcaaatcttttttgtcattttgcttgtaaaaacaaaatgaacggGCATTTCTCCAGGATCACTTCATTTGGCAACACACGAAGTGATCCTGGAGAAACAccctttcattttgtttttacaagcaaaatgacaatagagagataataataaataataataatacattttatttttcggGGCGCCtacatacataaaaacacacatagtAAGctcataaaatacaacacagtgTTAAGACCAGTGACATGTTCTcaggtgtttttctttctttttttatttttgaggttgaaagacataaaatgatcaaatattcacaaacataGCACATGGGAGATATATCAGAaaatttaaacagtttttttgtatttcGACTTTGCTTTTTATGTCTTTCCTCTCCCATTAATCATCTCATGACTCCTTAGTTTCAACTTTTgacccttaaagggatagtgcacccaaaaatgaaaattcacccattatctactcacccatatggcgatggaggctcaggtgaagtttaagagtcctcacaacacttacggagatccaaggggagagggggtagcaacacaactccacctaatggaggcttacggcatCCCAGATTCAAATgcccaaaaacacataattgaaaccacaaaatatctccatactgcttgtccgtagtgatccaagtgtcctgaactccaacataaaaagttgtctgtttttagcctcattgtagcctgtagctctaactgcctgtgtgtgcaccgtgttcatgtgtgcgcgcgtgcacgcaagaccagcgaaagcacaggaacacacatgaacgccgtgcccatgtctcacggtctcacgCAAGCATGGTAGGTGAAGTGTTGCTatcccctctccccttggatctccgcaagtgttttaaggactctaaaacttcatctgagcctccatcggcatatgcgtgagtagattttttttgggtGTACTATCCTTTTAAGGTGAATTTATAACTGTGTGTCAGCACTACACAGAGCCAAGGCATATAGCCAAGCCTTGATGGGCAAGTATACTaatgcagtggtgtgtctgtctgtgaggtttctgttaagtgctgtaaagtttaattaattaaaaaaaacacttaaaacacaCGTTGAACATGGCTTAATGGCAAGCgagtacacaaatcggcttcattCCAACTTGcaagattcactgacaaaacacatGTCTTTTGCCTCACACATGtctttttccccacaaatatggtaaatggtaaatggacctgcatttgtatagtgcctttctagtcatccgaccgcTCAAAGcgcactacgagtcacattcacccattcacacacacatttatacactggtggccgaggctgccATTAAGGTGCCACATGCTACTCCGTTTTTAAACACTGTTACGATTGGTATATGACCCGCTCTGCCTCTGAGACACAGCCACCCCttacaacatgctaatggtATTAGAACAAGCTtattgcattttacattgtataggtCAGCCCAGTGGTTAGCAGAGTTTTACGCTACTTATATGAGGCTAGGGCTAGGGACAATATCGACATTAACAAAGGTAATTTACAAAATTCAGTTCCATTATAACTCgtaaggttcacagacaaaacaactgtcttataataaacatgttttccccacatatacaacatgctaagATTATTAGTGTAAGCCTATAATATTTTTCATTGCATACATTAGCTTAGTGGCTAGTGGACTttcttctactcatatgaattcaggataaatcacacacaggacttaaaattctgttttctgggatcttcacaatttattgtttcctaTCTGTGTAATAAAAGTcaataaaagtttgttttactggcggaaatggttttcagctgaCAAAAattgacaggaggtctgcatcaccaTGATttgcagagcctacactgtaaGTACAGTATTGATTATAAATCCTGCTTCAGGAGGGACCCGATCTCTAGGGTAGGAACCACTGGACTAAACTAATTGTATCTATAATACATACATTGACAAGTCTTAAAGAATGAcgcacctgttcttctctatagATTTTCTCCGCAACCAATCATCATAACGAGAAGCCACTCATATCACGTGAATGAGCGAAACTGCAGTTTTCCGataagaccaagcacttgtcagtagtttgttttcacaaggaaaaaaaattataaagttacactaaaatcatGTATAGCAAAgatttcatacagctttgcacacacattactcttggatggattactcgtgaaTGTATGGTTGCACAggaatgccacgcatatcacgtgaaagcGCAGGACCGGAACTTTCCGATGAAAccaaacacatcattgtgctgtcatcccatcacaccATAattacagatcaattgtctacaaaataaaaacctcctttgctgcatgtcagcaCTGATACTGATACTGGCAACtgtgttttggacaactgtgaagtgacagaacgtcccaccatcatggtttttatattgccagattccagagactctcccctcttcatatatggcagaatacttccaacttgctatggtgagatacatgtaaaaatgtaagaatttagtaacacatttttttttcattgatataaacatttatataaaatacaggcacatagaaggacatgtaaTGGCAAATCTGGGTAGCCCATACTGTCCTAAataaaaccccccaaaaaacccaagatatagcatgtgcatgtagcctttataatgactgtgatatgtgcttaaaagtaaaggaagtaaataagtaaatggGGCATCAGTGGCTAAGTGGtaaagcaggcgccccatgtacaaggcggACGCAGCTGCccaggttcaaatccagcctgtggccccttgctgcatgtcatcctctctctctctcccttcacacttacctgtcctgtccattaaaggcaaaatggcccaaaaaatatctttatatataaaaaaaaaaaaaaaaaaaaaaaaaaaaggcagtaaaaataccccaaaaaggcctagggctcAAAGGGTTAATAATATCATATACAATAACATGTCTGTCACAGGAGACATTTTACTGCAGAACTACTGCTTTTACTTTTGCGACGTTGCATATTATACTTATCTACTTTTACTTTGACCGGTAGGATTGTGAatacagtacttttacttgtaatgatGTATTTTTTACATTGCTTTATTTATGgtggtacttttacttaagtaaaggatttTTGTTCTTCTTACACCATTGAAAATAGTCTCTTGCAAATGCATTATTTTATCCCCTTACTTTTGCCATGTTTGCCAACACCCACAGTGACTAGCTGTTTtaacaacatgaaacatgatatttgtgtgtcatatttaaaaacatcttaaataGGAATCAATGGACATGGGGCACGAATGCCACTGACAACGTGGGAAAGTCAGAAAGTATTTAGAGACATactaacacattgttggtttggGATTTAATGGGATTTATCGACAATtaaaaatttagaaaaaaatcagcCTGAGCCTTTAAAATGTTCGGAATGaaaccccttttacactgcctgttcaatgTGGAAATATCATGCTGTTATGCCACCTCGCCATATTGTATAGAGGGTACCATCgcagaatggggggacagagtatAAGATCAGCTGCaatataacagggacagtaaatgattgttatttcCATGTTTTAACATTATTACTGTTTATAAAGCACAGCCCATGCGTATGTTATATGTCGCATTAGGGGCTGATGCTATTGTGTTACATTTCACGcccgtcacgcctcttttgcttccagtataccagcatgctgtctaaaatcacacactggagtggcATGATGCTGCTGTCGTTTGGTTgtttgtaaaaatgcaaaggagggaCTAGCAGCCCTACAGCGTgacctctgtgtaaaaagggctaatcACTAGCATTATACAAAAGTGCTCGGAGCCCAAAAGCATGGACGCAAAGAAAGCAGCCTTACCTGTAGGTACTGTGGCGATGGTGGGGCATACACACAGCTGTTCATTATGTAGGTACGACAGTTGAGCTCCTGGCCTTTTGTCTTCACTGATAGCTCCACAGGACTGTACGCACCTAACGTCACATTCTCTTGACTGAGTGtgcacatacatgcatgcatataaaacacacatacatggtAAATGTCAATTTCACAGAAAAACATTCAAGGAAATCCAGAAGGTGCCAATAAAGAAAATGATACAAGAAAATTTTACCTGTCTAAAGACTCCAGATCAGACATGCTCATCCTCCACACCACACCCCACACCTCATCCCCTGGGCTGTGCTCTATGGTGGCCACACCTCCATGCCACCGGTCACTGGCAAGGCCTTTATGGTTCCCAAACACCAATTTATAGtcctgaaaaagacaaaaagtttTAAGTGTGTAACAGCTCATATGGCGCCAAATATTGATGCTGTTCTCAGACAATACCTTGAGCCTGGCTACACAATATACTGTTGCAGAGGGATTCTTGAGCTGGAGCCGCTCCTTCAGCAGGTTGCTGCCATATGCAAAGTACAGGAAGGTGTGGTTATTCTCCATGTGGACACCAGCTTCTGCCAGGAGAAGATGAGAGGTGAGGAAGATTATAAACCGTTGGAaaaaagcagcaacaacaggagTGGAGAGTCGAGCTGAGCCACAGCTGAGTGTTTTGAGGAGCGGAGGGCTGAGGTGAGAGAGCATGAGTTGCAGTGACAGAAATGAAGTACTGGCCTtccagcactcacacacaccattcTCATGCTAATCCCCTACACTGCCATTGAGCCCTATTCACACTCACAATACATGGTTTGCCTCATGTGTTGAGCCAACAGCTCTCTCTTCTTTGTTCTAAAAATGTCACGCAACCCAGTTCCGTGGACAATCAACAAGGTGCAGATGTTCCTCTGCGTCATTGTGAAGAGGGAATACAGCAAGAACTGGATGAAGCAGTGACGTGTGGGTGTTACTATCCAGTAAAAACTTCACCTACACTTAATAGCACTGTCTGcagtgaaaatgcaaaacagatAGAGGGGTTAGGGGTTCTAAGAGTACTGTAATACgtcttttccaccaaaattagcatgtcGTGTTCTGTATTACagacatacaaaaatacaaacaacagtTAACCAAACAACAAATCCATGCTACAAATGCTACAGATCACATCAGACTGGCTCTATTTTTACCATCACAATCAACTAGTAATGCAGCATCAACAGACATGTGATACAAATATAACACATAATGGCATTTTATAGACAGTGGGATGATTTTCGGTGAGGACAGATGGCACTGATGGCTGATGCTTTGTCCTGCAGTAAGCAGCATGTTTACACTGCATAATGGTCAACTGTGATGTAGGTCAAAACACCTGTGCTCATTGTTTGCTATGTGAGCCAGTTCTTGGAGAAACGCCactgatttttaattgttttaaaatcattttttcctAATGAAGCTCTagcgaaagttcagtcaggaagactacAATTTTGCTTACTTAGGTCTTTTAAATATTTGTCATAACATCTACCATTCACTCCCTGTATTCATGCTCACTCATTTCTTTCTGTCATTATCAGGGGTTATTATTTGAGACATTAGCTGTTCTGTCAGCTGATCAACAGTTAACCAAAAGCACAGCGACACGCCTTCACTTTTAGCCATCATTGTACTGAGGTTCACAATCATCTTACTGCTTCTTGTATTAAATATGATTCTCTTTCTGCTCGTAGTTCTGTCATGCTGCAGTTGTGTGCAccttccacctccccatcactgCCGAGTCTTTGCAGATTCATTAGCCTCATCAGCCTTCAGTCTCAGAGTCATGAGTCACCAcgaccaccagtgtctggacccCATGGGGAATTCTTCTTGCTGTTGCTCAGATGCCGCTTGATTGCAAATCTCCCTCTGGAGTCCACGCGCCTAAGACTTTAATCAATTCATATTCAtcacatcatctgttaatctgtataCCTACAGTCTGTAATAACtaatcatgtttatttcattcacctggtctctcctgattgaactgctAGCACATGCTAACTCTGTCACAGTCCCTGTCTCTCATTCCcctcctgtcactctgctgcagtgattttccactctccctccctctgctccactctacctgccagccacgcccacctcatcagcccaactctgctcacctgcctacacagctgcagctcatcataatcagccctgcatataagcctctccagcactctcACTCATTGCCAGATTGTTCGCGATGCTTGCACCAGACTTTCCAGCGTTTCTCTgcctgatctcccggtgccGACACTGCCTGttcccgacctgctctcctcgtctgcctcccggtaaactcacctgccttctgtccctgacctcgTGCTCTGCCTCAGCGTTTCTGGTATCTGACTGCTCGGCTGGTAACGACTCCTCCGCCTGTCCTCGTTtatcctcctgcctgctcctcttCGGTGCCTCTGCCTTCGCGGACTGCTCATCTGGCTACGACCCCCCCCACCTGCCTCCGaccactcctctgctctctccccgTCGGCACCTCCACACGTGCAGCCGGCTCTTCGGACCACGGAGCTTCCTCCTCATCGTCTTCGGCTGAAGTAAGCTACTTCTCTTCCCCTCGTCTGAGCCCCGGAGACTGTGTGAGGGCTTTCAGCTCGAAGAAcaaactttattctgtgtttattcaaTCTGCACCGTACCTTGTTTGTTGTGGTGGGAATAAAGGTCGTTATCAACTGTTCCAAAGCGCCTgtgtactgcatttgggtccatacCACACCCGTTTCAGTACAATCTGGCCAGAAATGGACCCAGCAGACCCTGCTTCTCCTCAGTCTCGCCTAGCCCGGGTGGAGGGAATGCTCCAGCAGCATGAGGCTCAGTTAGCCTCTAACGCGGCGGAGGCCCGTCAGTCAGCGTCAACTCTGAAACGAGCGCTAACCTCGCTAGCCGCCCAGGTACAACAGATGGCAGCCTCCATGACTCAACACGCTGCCTCTGCCTCAGCTCCAGCCCCTCCTGCTCCGACCCCGGGGCCATCATCAAGCACCACATCTGAGCCGCGGGTAGGGGCGCCAGAACGCTACGCTGGGGATCCTGAGGGTTGCAACCCTTTCCTGACAAACTGTTCAATTCTGTTTGCCCTGCAACCCCATACCTTCGCCACAGAGGGAGCTAGAGTCACCTTCGCCATCAACCACCTCACTGGAAGGGCACGTCTGTGTACGGCGGAGTGGGAGAGGCACGCCAGCCTGCGCCTCTTTCCAGGCCTTCTCAGAGGAGCTTGCAGGTGTTCGGACCCGTTTCCCTGGGTCCTGATGCTACAGGGGAACTCATGAGTCAGAGGCAGGGGGACCGGACAGTTTCGGACTATGCCATAGACTTCAGAACCCGGGCTCGCCTCAGTGACTGGAACGCGGCTGCCCAATGCGACGCCTTCCTCAACGGACTAGCTCCTTACATTAAGGATGAGCTGGTCTCGTTTGACCTCCCTAGCTCCCTGGACGGGCTCATCCAGCTGACCACGAGGCTAGACAGACGGATACAGGCGAGGAGGAGGGAGCAACGCCACGAGAGAGGAGATCATCGACTTTCCGCccgtcagcgtgggtttccagCCACCCCTGTCCTTTCCTCTGAACCCATGCATGGGGGGGCGGGGCCCATGCAGGTGGGGCGCACCAGCCTAACGCCAGAGGAGCGAGAGCGCCGACGCCGGGGAAATCTCTGCCTCTACTGTGGCCAGGCCGGCCATTTTGTCTCCCGGTGTCCAGTAAAAGGGAGGGCTCAGCAGCAAAGAGGGACATTCTGCTGAGCCGGTCCCAGAACTCTGCCCCCAACCCAAGACCCCCTTCCTCGTCTGGACCGATCACAAGAACCTGGAGTACATCCGCTCGGCCAAAAGACTGAACTCTCGTCAGGCCCGGTGGGCTTTGTTTTTTGCCAGATTCAACTTCACCCTCTCCTACCGGCCAGGCTCCCGCAACATTAAACCTGACGCCCTGTCCCGACAGTTCATGGTCGGGGAAGAGGACCCCTCCAGTCCAGACAACATCCTCCCCGCTTCCCGTCTGGTGGCCGCTCTCacctgggaggtggaggagcaggTAAGAGCTGCTTTGGAGGACCAGCCGGGGCCCAGCTCCTGCCCCCAAGACCGCTTATTTGTCCCTCAGGAGTTGAGGTCTGAGGTTCTGCAGTGGGCCCACGGTTCCCGACTCACCTGTCATCCTGGAATTCATAGAACCAAGGAGGTTCTACAACGGCGGTTCTGGTGGGCCACCTTGGATGATGACACCAGAGACTTTGTTAACGCGTGCCCAGTCTGTAACCAGAACAAGGCCCCGCGACGGGCCCCCGCCGGTCACCTGCACCCTCTGCCTGTGCCTCATCGACCCTGGTCCCACATCTCATTAGACTTCGTCACCGGGCTGCCGCTGTCAGGAGTCTACACCACCGTCCTGACAGTAGTAGACCGGTTCACTAAGATGGCTCATTTCGTGCCCCTGCCCAAGCTCCCTTCGGCCAAGGAGACTGCTGAGCTAGTCTTGCAGCGTGTGTTCCGGCTCCACAGCCTCCCGTCCGACGTGGTCTCCGACCAAGGCCCCCAGTTCACCTCTGCATTCTGGAGAGAATTCTGCCGCCTCCTGGGAGCCTCCACCAGCCTGTCCTCTGGGGTTCATCCCCAATCCAACGGCCAGTCCGAGAGGATGAATCAGGAGATGGAGACGGCGCTCCGCTGCATGGCTTCCAAGCACCCTGCCTCCTGGTCCACAGAACTGCTGTGGGTGGAATACGTCCACAATACCCTCATCAGCTCTGCCACTGGGCTCTCTCCATTCCAGTGCGCTTATGGCTACCAGCCTCctctgtttcctgcccaggAGAAGGAAACCATCTGCCCGTCAGTGGAGGCCTTCATCCGCCGCTGCCGCCGGACCTGGACACAGGCCAGGACCGCTCTCCTATGGGCCACAGATCGTTATTCAACAGCAGCCAACCGCCGCCACTCCCAGGCCCCCCCTTACCAGGTGGGACAGAAAGTGTGGCTGTCAACCCGGGACCTTCCTCTGAGGGTGGAGTCGATGAAATTGGCTCCCAAGTTTATTGGACCATTCCCCATTGAGAAGGTTGTAAATCCAGTGGCTGTTCGGCTCAAGCTGCCCCGCACTATGCGGATTCATCCCACCTTCCATGTCTCCAGGATTAAGCCATTCCGGGAGAGTCCCCTGCAGCCCGCCTCCCAGCCACCTCCACCTCTTCGCATCATTGACGGGGCCCCTGCTTACACGGTGCACCACCTGCAATACCTCGTCGACTGGGAGGGGTACGGCCTGGAGGAGTGGTCATGGGTTCCGGCCCGTCAGATCCTGGATGCGCGACTCATTGAGGAGTTCCATCGCCAACACC is part of the Epinephelus fuscoguttatus linkage group LG8, E.fuscoguttatus.final_Chr_v1 genome and harbors:
- the ggctb gene encoding gamma-glutamylcyclotransferase b, with product MENNHTFLYFAYGSNLLKERLQLKNPSATVYCVARLKDYKLVFGNHKGLASDRWHGGVATIEHSPGDEVWGVVWRMSMSDLESLDSQENVTLGAYSPVELSVKTKGQELNCRTYIMNSCVYAPPSPQYLQVIVMGAEQNGLPKDYQEKLRAIKTNMYEGPLPMMAELERARRRAKERGNHRSETF